One genomic region from Clarias gariepinus isolate MV-2021 ecotype Netherlands chromosome 22, CGAR_prim_01v2, whole genome shotgun sequence encodes:
- the sla2b gene encoding src-like-adapter 2 isoform X1: MGSRPSKGRRNSVHHTSLLDPDQHTESQTMDGRYVVVALYNYPLGSPSDCSIRFGERLEVLSDEGEWWQVRSSATGVESYIPSMYTCKVFNRWQFVGLNKQKAEELLLCPQNQPGSFLIRESQTIAGAHSLSVRLERQSIKHYRIQRIENGWHYISPRLTFPSLTHLVEHYSEVSDGLCCFLREPCFIQGSNNVPVVSGPPPVSVRKPTINWKDVNSSMIFGGAQKEGVEDSLVSEGLKESINSYLYMTENSNCCECSENWDT, from the exons ATGGGCAGCAGGCCAAGTAAAGGGAGGAGGAACAGCGTCCATCACACGTCCCTGCTGGATCCGGATCAACACACTGAGTCCCAAACCATGG ATGGCAGGTATGTAGTGGTTGCCCTGTATAACTACCCGTTAGGAAGTCCCTCAGACTGCAGCATCAGATTCGGGGAGAGACTCGAAGTGCTTTCCGA tgaagGCGAATGGTGGCAAGTCAGGTCATCTGCTACAGGAGTGGAGAGCTACATCCCCAGCATGTACACATGTAAAGTGTTTAACAG GTGGCAGTTTGTAGGCCTCAATAAGCAGAAAGCAGAGGAGCTCCTTCTCTGTCCTCAGAATCAGCCTGGATCCTTTCTCATTAGAGAGAGCCAGACCATAGCTG gtGCTCACTCACTGTCAGTAAGACTTGAGAGACAGTCCATCAAACACTACCGCATCCAACGCATAGAGAACGGCTGGCACTACATCTCCCCGCGCCTCACCTTCCCCTCTCTCACACATCTCGTCGAGCACTACTCag AAGTGTCTGATGGCCTGTGCTGTTTCCTGAGAGAGCCGTGCTTCATTCAAGGCTCCAACAACGTCCCGGTTGTGAGCGGCCCGCCCCCCGTCTCGGTGCGAAAACCCACCATCAACTGGAAGGATGTCAACAG CTCCATGATCTTCGGCGGGGCCCAGAAGGAAGGTGTGGAAGACTCGCTTGTCAGTGAGGGCCTGAAGGAGTCCATTAATTCCTACCTTTACATGACTGAGAATAGCAACTGTTGCGAATGTTCGGAAAACTGGGACACGTGA
- the sla2b gene encoding src-like-adapter 2 isoform X2, with amino-acid sequence MGSRPSKGRRNSVHHTSLLDPDQHTESQTMDGRYVVVALYNYPLGSPSDCSIRFGERLEVLSDEGEWWQVRSSATGVESYIPSMYTCKVFNRWQFVGLNKQKAEELLLCPQNQPGSFLIRESQTIAGAHSLSVRLERQSIKHYRIQRIENGWHYISPRLTFPSLTHLVEHYSVSDGLCCFLREPCFIQGSNNVPVVSGPPPVSVRKPTINWKDVNSSMIFGGAQKEGVEDSLVSEGLKESINSYLYMTENSNCCECSENWDT; translated from the exons ATGGGCAGCAGGCCAAGTAAAGGGAGGAGGAACAGCGTCCATCACACGTCCCTGCTGGATCCGGATCAACACACTGAGTCCCAAACCATGG ATGGCAGGTATGTAGTGGTTGCCCTGTATAACTACCCGTTAGGAAGTCCCTCAGACTGCAGCATCAGATTCGGGGAGAGACTCGAAGTGCTTTCCGA tgaagGCGAATGGTGGCAAGTCAGGTCATCTGCTACAGGAGTGGAGAGCTACATCCCCAGCATGTACACATGTAAAGTGTTTAACAG GTGGCAGTTTGTAGGCCTCAATAAGCAGAAAGCAGAGGAGCTCCTTCTCTGTCCTCAGAATCAGCCTGGATCCTTTCTCATTAGAGAGAGCCAGACCATAGCTG gtGCTCACTCACTGTCAGTAAGACTTGAGAGACAGTCCATCAAACACTACCGCATCCAACGCATAGAGAACGGCTGGCACTACATCTCCCCGCGCCTCACCTTCCCCTCTCTCACACATCTCGTCGAGCACTACTCag TGTCTGATGGCCTGTGCTGTTTCCTGAGAGAGCCGTGCTTCATTCAAGGCTCCAACAACGTCCCGGTTGTGAGCGGCCCGCCCCCCGTCTCGGTGCGAAAACCCACCATCAACTGGAAGGATGTCAACAG CTCCATGATCTTCGGCGGGGCCCAGAAGGAAGGTGTGGAAGACTCGCTTGTCAGTGAGGGCCTGAAGGAGTCCATTAATTCCTACCTTTACATGACTGAGAATAGCAACTGTTGCGAATGTTCGGAAAACTGGGACACGTGA